One segment of Hippopotamus amphibius kiboko isolate mHipAmp2 chromosome 2, mHipAmp2.hap2, whole genome shotgun sequence DNA contains the following:
- the PLIN2 gene encoding perilipin-2 isoform X1 has product MASVAVEPQLSVVTRVANLPLVSSTYDLVSSAYISTKDQYPYLKSVCEMAEKGVKTITSVALTSALPVIQKLEPQIAVANTYACKGLDRLEEKLPILNQPTNQVVANARGAVTGAKDAVTTTVTGAKDSVASTITGVVDKTKGAVTGSVEKTKSAVNGGINTVLGSRMMQLVSSGVENALTRSELLVDQYLPLTNSELEKQAKNVEGFDTVQKPSYYIRLGSLSTKLRSRAYQQALSRVQEAKQKGQETISQLHSTVNLIEFARKNVHNANQKIQGAQDKLYLSWLEWKRSIGYDDTDESHCAEHIESRTLAIASNLTQQLQTTCHTLLSNIQGLPQNIQDQANHVGVMAGDIYSVFRSAASFKEVSDGLLTSSKGQLQKMKESLDDVMDYLVNNTPLNWLVGPFYPQVTESPNAQAQGTARRPGSLRAKHFKPDPVSNAQDSQPDDASSYVETR; this is encoded by the exons atggCATCTGTTGCAGTTGAACCGCAACTG AGTGTGGTGACAAGGGTGGCCAACCTTCCCTTGGTGAGCTCCACATATGACCTCGTCTCCTCGGCTTACATCAGTACAAAGGATCAGTATCCCTACTTGAAGTCTGTGTGTGAGATGGCAGAGAAGGGTGTGAAGACCATCACCTCAGTGGCTCTGACAAGTGCTCTGCCAGTCATCCAAAAGCTAGAGCCACAAA TTGCTGTTGCCAATACCTATGCCTGTAAGGGGCTAGACAGGCTTGAGGAGAAACTGCCTATTCTGAATCAGCCAACAAACCAG GTTGTGGCCAATGCCAGAGGGGCTGTGACTGGGGCAAAAGATGCTGTGACGACTACTGTGACTGGGGCCAAGGATTCCGTGGCCAGCACCATCACTGGGGTGGTGGACAAGACCAAAGGAGCAGTGACCGGCAGTGTGGAGAAGACCAAGTCCGCAGTCAATGGCGGCATTAACACAGTCCTAGGAAGTCGGATGATGCAGCTGGTGAGCAGTGGAGTAGAAAATGCGCTCACCAGATCAGAGCTGCTGGTAGACCAGTACCTCCCTCTCACCAACAGCGAACTAG aaaaacaagccaaaaacGTGGAAGGATTTGATACTGTTCAGAAGCCAAGTTATTATATTAGACTTGGATCCCTGTCCACCAAGCTCCGCTCACGGGCCTACCAGCAGGCCCTCAGCAGGGTTCAAGAAGCTAAACAAAAAGGCCAAGAGACCATTTCTCAGCTCCATTCTACTGTCAACCTG ATTGAATTTGCCAGGAAGAATGTGCATAATGCCAACCAGAAAATTCAGGGCGCTCAGGATAAGCTCTATCTGTCCTGGCTGGAGTGGAAGAGAAGCATCGGCTATGATGATACAGATGAGTCCCACTGTGCTGAG CACATAGAGTCACGTACTCTTGCTATTGCCAGCAACCTGACTCAGCAGCTCCAGACCACATGCCACACCCTCCTGTCCAACATCCAGGGGTTACCACAGAACATCCAAGATCAGGCCAACCACGTGGGGGTGATGGCTGGCGACATCTACTCAGTGTTTCGCAGCGCTGCCTCCTTTAAGGAAGTGTCTGACGGCCTCCTCACTTCCAGCAAGGGGCAGCTGCAGAAAATGAAGGAGTCTTTAGATGATGTGATGGATTATCTTGTTAACAACACGCCCCTCAACTGGCTGGTAGGTCCCTTTTATCCTCAGGTGACTGAGTCTCCCAATGCTCAGGCCCAAGGTACAGCCAGGAGGCCTGGCAGCCTGAGGGCAAAACACTTTAAACCTGACCCTGTcagcaatgcacaggacagccagCCAGACGACGCCTCCTCTTATGTTGAAACCCGCTAG
- the PLIN2 gene encoding perilipin-2 isoform X2, which translates to MLGLVINIRNYKRKTGSYMDGCMKMGQEGHRFLLSPGRKMASVAVEPQLSVVTRVANLPLVSSTYDLVSSAYISTKDQYPYLKSVCEMAEKGVKTITSVALTSALPVIQKLEPQIAVANTYACKGLDRLEEKLPILNQPTNQVVANARGAVTGAKDAVTTTVTGAKDSVASTITGVVDKTKGAVTGSVEKTKSAVNGGINTVLGSRMMQLVSSGVENALTRSELLVDQYLPLTNSELEKQAKNVEGFDTVQKPSYYIRLGSLSTKLRSRAYQQALSRVQEAKQKGQETISQLHSTVNLIEFARKNVHNANQKIQGAQDKLYLSWLEWKRSIGYDDTDESHCAEHIESRTLAIASNLTQQLQTTCHTLLSNIQGLPQNIQDQANHVGVMAGDIYSVFRSAASFKEVSDGLLTSSKGQLQKMKESLDDVMDYLVNNTPLNWLVGPFYPQVTESPNAQAQGTARRPGSLRAKHFKPDPVSNAQDSQPDDASSYVETR; encoded by the exons atttcttctttctccaggaagaaaaatggCATCTGTTGCAGTTGAACCGCAACTG AGTGTGGTGACAAGGGTGGCCAACCTTCCCTTGGTGAGCTCCACATATGACCTCGTCTCCTCGGCTTACATCAGTACAAAGGATCAGTATCCCTACTTGAAGTCTGTGTGTGAGATGGCAGAGAAGGGTGTGAAGACCATCACCTCAGTGGCTCTGACAAGTGCTCTGCCAGTCATCCAAAAGCTAGAGCCACAAA TTGCTGTTGCCAATACCTATGCCTGTAAGGGGCTAGACAGGCTTGAGGAGAAACTGCCTATTCTGAATCAGCCAACAAACCAG GTTGTGGCCAATGCCAGAGGGGCTGTGACTGGGGCAAAAGATGCTGTGACGACTACTGTGACTGGGGCCAAGGATTCCGTGGCCAGCACCATCACTGGGGTGGTGGACAAGACCAAAGGAGCAGTGACCGGCAGTGTGGAGAAGACCAAGTCCGCAGTCAATGGCGGCATTAACACAGTCCTAGGAAGTCGGATGATGCAGCTGGTGAGCAGTGGAGTAGAAAATGCGCTCACCAGATCAGAGCTGCTGGTAGACCAGTACCTCCCTCTCACCAACAGCGAACTAG aaaaacaagccaaaaacGTGGAAGGATTTGATACTGTTCAGAAGCCAAGTTATTATATTAGACTTGGATCCCTGTCCACCAAGCTCCGCTCACGGGCCTACCAGCAGGCCCTCAGCAGGGTTCAAGAAGCTAAACAAAAAGGCCAAGAGACCATTTCTCAGCTCCATTCTACTGTCAACCTG ATTGAATTTGCCAGGAAGAATGTGCATAATGCCAACCAGAAAATTCAGGGCGCTCAGGATAAGCTCTATCTGTCCTGGCTGGAGTGGAAGAGAAGCATCGGCTATGATGATACAGATGAGTCCCACTGTGCTGAG CACATAGAGTCACGTACTCTTGCTATTGCCAGCAACCTGACTCAGCAGCTCCAGACCACATGCCACACCCTCCTGTCCAACATCCAGGGGTTACCACAGAACATCCAAGATCAGGCCAACCACGTGGGGGTGATGGCTGGCGACATCTACTCAGTGTTTCGCAGCGCTGCCTCCTTTAAGGAAGTGTCTGACGGCCTCCTCACTTCCAGCAAGGGGCAGCTGCAGAAAATGAAGGAGTCTTTAGATGATGTGATGGATTATCTTGTTAACAACACGCCCCTCAACTGGCTGGTAGGTCCCTTTTATCCTCAGGTGACTGAGTCTCCCAATGCTCAGGCCCAAGGTACAGCCAGGAGGCCTGGCAGCCTGAGGGCAAAACACTTTAAACCTGACCCTGTcagcaatgcacaggacagccagCCAGACGACGCCTCCTCTTATGTTGAAACCCGCTAG
- the PLIN2 gene encoding perilipin-2 isoform X3 yields MQRRALMLQLRPDAAKNKFLLSPGRKMASVAVEPQLSVVTRVANLPLVSSTYDLVSSAYISTKDQYPYLKSVCEMAEKGVKTITSVALTSALPVIQKLEPQIAVANTYACKGLDRLEEKLPILNQPTNQVVANARGAVTGAKDAVTTTVTGAKDSVASTITGVVDKTKGAVTGSVEKTKSAVNGGINTVLGSRMMQLVSSGVENALTRSELLVDQYLPLTNSELEKQAKNVEGFDTVQKPSYYIRLGSLSTKLRSRAYQQALSRVQEAKQKGQETISQLHSTVNLIEFARKNVHNANQKIQGAQDKLYLSWLEWKRSIGYDDTDESHCAEHIESRTLAIASNLTQQLQTTCHTLLSNIQGLPQNIQDQANHVGVMAGDIYSVFRSAASFKEVSDGLLTSSKGQLQKMKESLDDVMDYLVNNTPLNWLVGPFYPQVTESPNAQAQGTARRPGSLRAKHFKPDPVSNAQDSQPDDASSYVETR; encoded by the exons ATGCAACGAAGAGCTCttatgttgcaactaagacctgacgcagccaaaaataa atttcttctttctccaggaagaaaaatggCATCTGTTGCAGTTGAACCGCAACTG AGTGTGGTGACAAGGGTGGCCAACCTTCCCTTGGTGAGCTCCACATATGACCTCGTCTCCTCGGCTTACATCAGTACAAAGGATCAGTATCCCTACTTGAAGTCTGTGTGTGAGATGGCAGAGAAGGGTGTGAAGACCATCACCTCAGTGGCTCTGACAAGTGCTCTGCCAGTCATCCAAAAGCTAGAGCCACAAA TTGCTGTTGCCAATACCTATGCCTGTAAGGGGCTAGACAGGCTTGAGGAGAAACTGCCTATTCTGAATCAGCCAACAAACCAG GTTGTGGCCAATGCCAGAGGGGCTGTGACTGGGGCAAAAGATGCTGTGACGACTACTGTGACTGGGGCCAAGGATTCCGTGGCCAGCACCATCACTGGGGTGGTGGACAAGACCAAAGGAGCAGTGACCGGCAGTGTGGAGAAGACCAAGTCCGCAGTCAATGGCGGCATTAACACAGTCCTAGGAAGTCGGATGATGCAGCTGGTGAGCAGTGGAGTAGAAAATGCGCTCACCAGATCAGAGCTGCTGGTAGACCAGTACCTCCCTCTCACCAACAGCGAACTAG aaaaacaagccaaaaacGTGGAAGGATTTGATACTGTTCAGAAGCCAAGTTATTATATTAGACTTGGATCCCTGTCCACCAAGCTCCGCTCACGGGCCTACCAGCAGGCCCTCAGCAGGGTTCAAGAAGCTAAACAAAAAGGCCAAGAGACCATTTCTCAGCTCCATTCTACTGTCAACCTG ATTGAATTTGCCAGGAAGAATGTGCATAATGCCAACCAGAAAATTCAGGGCGCTCAGGATAAGCTCTATCTGTCCTGGCTGGAGTGGAAGAGAAGCATCGGCTATGATGATACAGATGAGTCCCACTGTGCTGAG CACATAGAGTCACGTACTCTTGCTATTGCCAGCAACCTGACTCAGCAGCTCCAGACCACATGCCACACCCTCCTGTCCAACATCCAGGGGTTACCACAGAACATCCAAGATCAGGCCAACCACGTGGGGGTGATGGCTGGCGACATCTACTCAGTGTTTCGCAGCGCTGCCTCCTTTAAGGAAGTGTCTGACGGCCTCCTCACTTCCAGCAAGGGGCAGCTGCAGAAAATGAAGGAGTCTTTAGATGATGTGATGGATTATCTTGTTAACAACACGCCCCTCAACTGGCTGGTAGGTCCCTTTTATCCTCAGGTGACTGAGTCTCCCAATGCTCAGGCCCAAGGTACAGCCAGGAGGCCTGGCAGCCTGAGGGCAAAACACTTTAAACCTGACCCTGTcagcaatgcacaggacagccagCCAGACGACGCCTCCTCTTATGTTGAAACCCGCTAG